GAAAATAAGAGATATGCAAAAGGAGAAAAAATGACATCAACAAAAAGCACCTATATTCAAAGAGGAGAATTAAAACTATTATCAGGAAATTCAAATAAGAAATTATCTGAAAGTGTATCTAAATGTTTGGGTATAGAACTAAGCAAGGCTGACATTACTAAGTTTAAAGATGGAGAGATTAGCATAAAAATCAACGAATCCATAAGAGGTAAAGATGTCTACATCCTTCAACCAACTTCAAATCCAACAAATGATAATATCATGGAGCTTCTAATTATGATAGATGCTTGTAGAAGAGCTTCTGCTGGTTATATAAATGCTGTTGTACCATATTATGGATATGCCAGACAAGATAGGAAAACAAGAGGTAGAGAGCCTATTACCGCTAAACTTGTTGCAAACTTACTTACTGTTGCAGGAGCAGATAGGGTTATTACTATGGACCTTCACGCAGGACAAATTCAAGGGTATTTTGATATACCTGTAGATCATTTTTCTGCTATAAGACTCCTATCAACCCATTTTTCTTCTATAGCTTATGATAAGCCGGAAGATTTTGTTGTAGTAAGTCCTGACTTAGGTGGTGTAAGAAGAGCAAGACAATTTGCTGATTACCTAAAGCTACCTATAGCTATAATAGAAAAAAGACGCCCAATGCCAAATGTATCAGAGGTTATGAGTGTAATTGGTGACTTTAAAGGAAAACACGCTATTATCGTTGATGATATGATTGATACTGCAGGCACAATAACAAATGCAGCAGACTTTTTGGTAGAAAATGGCGCTAAGGATGTTTACCTTGTGGCAACTCACGGTGTATTTAGTGGAGATGCTATTACAAAATTACAAAAACCATCAGTTAAGGAAGTTGTAATAACAGACACAATAGCTTTGAGCGAAGAAAAACAAATAGATAAAATAACACAAATGTCAATAGCTCCTCTACTTGCAGAAGCTATACACAGGATTAATACTTATGAATCAATAAGTGGGCTTTTCTCAGACTGATATGTACTATATAGTTGGTTTAGGAAATCCTGGCTTGCAATATGAGAATACCAGGCATAATGCAGGTTTTTTGACTATTGATTACTTAGCAAAAAAACATAATATAGATGTCAGAAAATCAAAGTTTAAATCTCTTTATGGTCAAGGCATGATAGAAGGTCAAAAAGTTATGCTTATTAAGCCTCAAACCTATATGAACAATTCAGGAGAAGCGGTTAGAGAAATAAGAAACTTTTATAAGTTTGATATTGATAAGTTGATAGTTATTTATGATGATATTGATATAGATTTTGGCACAATTCGACTTAGGAAAAAAGGATCAGCAGGCAGTCATAATGGCATGAAATCAATAATATATCAAATTCAAGATGATAAATTCCCAAGGATCAAGATATCCATAGGAAAAAAACCAGAGTATATGGACTTAGCTAATTTTGTTCTGAGTGGATTTACACAAGAGGAAGTTAAAGTTATAGAAGATGAGATAAGGCTAGCTAGCAAATCTATAGAAACTATTTTAGCTTATGATTTAGATAAAGCTATGAATGACTTTAATTCAATAAGACTATTGGATGATTCTAATGAATAAATTAATTGAAAAATTAATTGATATAGATCAAATAAAAAAAATAAAATACCAAATAGATGATTTTTCACCTATGTATATCCAGGGCCTTAGTGAGGGCATAAAACCTCACTTGGCCCTAGCTTTGTTTGAGCTTTTAGGTAAAAATATAGTAATTGTTGCTGAAAATAAAAAAAGAGCCCAAGAATATATGCAGGATATAAATTCTATCAGTGACGTAGGAAAATATTATCCAGAAAAAGAGGTTAATTATTATAATATAAAATCATTTTCTAGTGAAGATTCATATAAGAGACTTGAATTGTTGACATCTTTAGTTAAAAATGAAAAGTTGATATGTGTGACAAGCATAGAAGCAATGAAAAATAAGTTGACATCTTTAGATGAATTTAACAGATCATTTGTTAGAATAGATGGTGAATCAATTATTGATGTTGATGAGTTCATTAAAAATCTATTGGACTTAGCTTATTCACCTACAGATTTTGTAGAAAATAGGGGTGACTTTGCTAGGAGAGGATCTATAATAGACTTTTGGCCAATGGATAGAGACAACCCTATAAGGCTTGAACTTTTTGATGATGAGGTTGACTCAATTAGGATTTTTGATAAGGACAACCAAAGAACTATTGATAAAATTGAATTTATTAATATAGGTCCAGCAAGTGAACTTTTATACAATAAAGATAATTATGATTCTGTCATATCTCTTATAAAAAAGGATATAAAAAATAAGAAGGTAGAAAATTCTAATGATCAAAAACTTGTTGATAAGTATACACAGATAATTGCATTTTTAGAAAACTCGACATATATAGCAAATAGGGATTTGATCGATGCCTATAGGATGAATGAATATTCTACATTTATAGATTATTTACCAAAAGACACTGTTTTTATATTTGATGATATTTCTAGAATATATGAAAGTACTAAAGATAATGATCAAAAGTTTATAGAAGATTTAACTTATCAGATTGATAATGGAGAGGTATTTTCTTCCTTTTCAAATTTGCTATTAGATACAAATGACCTGTATAAAAAAATTGGTGGATTTAAGCTTATTAACTTTACATCCATTTTAAAGAGAACAAAACTATTCTCGCCAGAAAAAATCATCAACCTAAAAACTATAGAAGCTGAAAATTTCAACAAAAATGTTGATGCTTTTATAAATACTAGCATTGGTATAGCAAACAATAATGATAATATATATATTTTTGCCTCATCAAAAACAAAAAAAGAAAGTTTACTAAATGCCTTTAAGGATAAGAAATTTCTTCTTGCAAATACAGAAACAGATGATGTAAACTACGGTGTGGCTGATGTTATAATATCCGAAAAGAGTGCTAGAGAAGGCTATTATATAAAAGATGCCAATTTATATGTTTTTACAAGCAGGGAAATTTTTGGTAGGAACTCTAAGAATAAAAGAGTAACAAAGAAAAAAACTTCTTCTAAAAATATAATCAATTATTCAGACTTAGAGATTGGAGATTATGTTGTACATGAAAACAATGGTATTGGTATTTATAAGGGTCTGACAAAAATCGAAAGAGATGATATAGAAAAAGATTTTATCCTAATAGAATATAAGGGCAATGACAGGCTCTATATACCAGTTGATCAAATGAATCTAGTAAGTAAATATATAGGTAATAAAGGAGATAAACCAAAGCTATCTTCACTTGGTTCGACTCAATGGCAAAAATCAAAATGGAGAGCCAAAAAAGCTGTAGATGAAATAGCTGATGATCTTGTCAAACTATATGCTGAAAGATCCAAACAAAAAGGCCATGTATTTTCTAAGGATACGCCATGGCAGATAGAATTCGAAAACTCCTTTCCTTATGATGAGACTTTCTCTCAGCTTAGAAGTATTGATGAAATAAAAGCTGACATGGAAAATGATCAGCCTATGGATAGACT
This window of the Anaerococcus mediterraneensis genome carries:
- a CDS encoding ribose-phosphate pyrophosphokinase, which produces MTSTKSTYIQRGELKLLSGNSNKKLSESVSKCLGIELSKADITKFKDGEISIKINESIRGKDVYILQPTSNPTNDNIMELLIMIDACRRASAGYINAVVPYYGYARQDRKTRGREPITAKLVANLLTVAGADRVITMDLHAGQIQGYFDIPVDHFSAIRLLSTHFSSIAYDKPEDFVVVSPDLGGVRRARQFADYLKLPIAIIEKRRPMPNVSEVMSVIGDFKGKHAIIVDDMIDTAGTITNAADFLVENGAKDVYLVATHGVFSGDAITKLQKPSVKEVVITDTIALSEEKQIDKITQMSIAPLLAEAIHRINTYESISGLFSD
- the pth gene encoding aminoacyl-tRNA hydrolase gives rise to the protein MYYIVGLGNPGLQYENTRHNAGFLTIDYLAKKHNIDVRKSKFKSLYGQGMIEGQKVMLIKPQTYMNNSGEAVREIRNFYKFDIDKLIVIYDDIDIDFGTIRLRKKGSAGSHNGMKSIIYQIQDDKFPRIKISIGKKPEYMDLANFVLSGFTQEEVKVIEDEIRLASKSIETILAYDLDKAMNDFNSIRLLDDSNE
- the mfd gene encoding transcription-repair coupling factor, giving the protein MNKLIEKLIDIDQIKKIKYQIDDFSPMYIQGLSEGIKPHLALALFELLGKNIVIVAENKKRAQEYMQDINSISDVGKYYPEKEVNYYNIKSFSSEDSYKRLELLTSLVKNEKLICVTSIEAMKNKLTSLDEFNRSFVRIDGESIIDVDEFIKNLLDLAYSPTDFVENRGDFARRGSIIDFWPMDRDNPIRLELFDDEVDSIRIFDKDNQRTIDKIEFINIGPASELLYNKDNYDSVISLIKKDIKNKKVENSNDQKLVDKYTQIIAFLENSTYIANRDLIDAYRMNEYSTFIDYLPKDTVFIFDDISRIYESTKDNDQKFIEDLTYQIDNGEVFSSFSNLLLDTNDLYKKIGGFKLINFTSILKRTKLFSPEKIINLKTIEAENFNKNVDAFINTSIGIANNNDNIYIFASSKTKKESLLNAFKDKKFLLANTETDDVNYGVADVIISEKSAREGYYIKDANLYVFTSREIFGRNSKNKRVTKKKTSSKNIINYSDLEIGDYVVHENNGIGIYKGLTKIERDDIEKDFILIEYKGNDRLYIPVDQMNLVSKYIGNKGDKPKLSSLGSTQWQKSKWRAKKAVDEIADDLVKLYAERSKQKGHVFSKDTPWQIEFENSFPYDETFSQLRSIDEIKADMENDQPMDRLLCGDVGYGKTEVALRAAFKAIMDGYQVAFLVPTTILANQHYQTIKDRFKDYPINVAMLSRFNTKSKDEEILKGIQTGKIDIVVGTHRLLSKDIKFKKLGLLIIDEEQRFGVKHKEKFKKMKSSIDVLTLSATPIPRTLQMSLSGIRDLSTLDEPPEERQPVNTYVLEFDPSLIRNAILREIDRSGQVYFVYNRVNDIDHIYMKLKDLVPEANIEIIHGQMSPRQIENIMVDFIDGKIDVLLATTIIETGMDIKNVNTIIIYDSDLMGLSQLYQLKGRIGRGYRSSYAYFTYRTGKVLTDIGEKRLKSIKDFSDFGSGYKIAMKDLELRGAGNLLGESQSGHVEAVGYDLYVKFLQEAVEKASGKEVKIKREDQTYIDIKVDAYIPNSYISDPNQKIEIYNRIANIEEKEDYDLIVEELIDVYGDIPLIVDNIMYVSLIKAIASSNGIVEIKEKSSDIYLYFKDRQLFSLEELKDINQNYRSEMRLDLSTKPAFIIPSTKTKLLDTYELLDTINKIRSKK